The Leclercia sp. S52 genome has a segment encoding these proteins:
- a CDS encoding glycosyltransferase, with amino-acid sequence MMEKIAVLLAVYNGRNWVDEQIESILKQDDVSLDLYISVDLSTDDSFEYLKDKYQLLPNIHFLPYGNRYGSAGKNFYHLLLNVPCENYNFISFADQDDIWYVDKLKNAIAALKNKACHAYSSNVIAFGNDSSQKLIDKAQPQVRYDHFFEAAGPGCTYVFTVELATHFIYFLRNTSGAQAVELHDWLLYAYARENNYLWYIDSSPSMLYRQHESNQVGANNSFSAWKKRLSLVKGKWYRKEINKLMILFNNSDVKVIYKKMNNNYPDRLSLALQAFKYRRRLRDKITLMILLALNQI; translated from the coding sequence ATGATGGAAAAAATAGCTGTATTACTTGCCGTCTACAATGGAAGAAACTGGGTAGATGAGCAAATTGAAAGTATTTTAAAACAAGATGATGTTTCACTTGATCTTTATATAAGTGTCGATTTGTCTACTGATGATTCATTTGAATATCTTAAGGATAAATATCAGTTATTACCAAACATCCATTTCTTACCCTACGGTAATAGATATGGTTCAGCAGGGAAAAATTTTTATCATCTTTTATTAAATGTACCTTGTGAAAATTACAATTTTATCTCGTTTGCAGATCAAGATGATATTTGGTACGTCGATAAATTAAAAAATGCGATTGCAGCCTTAAAAAACAAAGCATGTCACGCTTATTCAAGCAATGTCATTGCTTTTGGAAACGATAGTAGTCAGAAATTAATTGATAAGGCACAGCCGCAGGTAAGATACGATCATTTTTTTGAAGCTGCCGGGCCTGGCTGTACTTATGTCTTTACAGTAGAATTAGCAACTCACTTTATTTATTTTCTCAGGAATACAAGTGGGGCGCAGGCTGTTGAGTTACATGATTGGTTGTTATATGCTTATGCCAGAGAAAATAACTATCTCTGGTACATCGACTCTTCTCCCTCGATGCTCTATCGCCAACATGAATCAAACCAAGTTGGTGCAAATAATTCCTTTTCTGCATGGAAAAAAAGATTAAGTTTAGTTAAGGGGAAATGGTATAGAAAAGAAATCAACAAGCTTATGATATTATTCAATAATAGCGATGTTAAAGTAATATATAAGAAAATGAATAATAACTATCCTGATCGTCTTAGTTTAGCTCTTCAGGCCTTCAAATACAGGCGCCGGTTACGCGATAAAATCACTTTGATGATATTGCTTGCTTTAAATCAAATTTAA
- a CDS encoding rhamnosyltransferase: protein MSLKNNNTCAVIVTYNPNNDRVISLIKGLEHQSCDAIVIDNSTYKNGILEANEGCFYISLGGNKGIAEAQNIGITECLKKAYKYIIFFDQDSKIENDFIASLKAPMENNQYEICAPVFYDEQKGFEYAITDIKKNGRRVKHYSHGKNAVFTTSTVISSGTIVCSDIFNKVGVMDSALFIDYVDTEWCLRCFSHGIKVHVIPQAKMLHSIGDKSFDFMGFCVPVHSANRRYYRVRNSIHLVRYPHVPKLLAAREVLFSVVHSFLLILTQKSKKRVCVYIYCWLARWLTQCEG, encoded by the coding sequence ATGAGTCTAAAAAATAATAATACATGTGCTGTTATAGTGACATATAACCCTAATAATGATCGTGTTATATCATTAATAAAAGGATTAGAACATCAGTCTTGTGATGCTATTGTTATTGATAATAGTACTTATAAAAATGGAATACTTGAAGCTAATGAAGGTTGCTTTTATATTTCCCTTGGCGGTAATAAAGGGATTGCTGAGGCTCAAAATATTGGAATTACAGAGTGCCTGAAGAAAGCCTACAAATATATTATTTTCTTCGATCAAGATAGTAAGATTGAAAATGATTTTATTGCTTCATTAAAAGCGCCAATGGAAAATAATCAGTATGAGATTTGTGCGCCTGTATTCTATGATGAACAAAAAGGCTTTGAGTACGCCATCACTGATATAAAGAAAAATGGACGGCGCGTTAAGCATTATTCACATGGTAAGAACGCAGTATTTACTACTTCAACAGTAATTTCATCGGGTACAATCGTTTGTAGCGATATTTTTAATAAAGTTGGCGTGATGGACTCTGCTCTATTCATTGACTATGTTGACACAGAATGGTGTTTGAGATGTTTTTCACATGGAATAAAAGTCCATGTCATCCCACAAGCCAAAATGCTGCATTCAATTGGTGATAAAAGCTTTGATTTTATGGGCTTTTGTGTGCCTGTACATAGCGCCAATCGGCGTTATTATCGGGTAAGAAACTCGATTCATTTAGTAAGGTACCCGCATGTACCAAAGCTTTTAGCCGCTCGGGAAGTTCTGTTTTCAGTAGTCCATTCTTTCCTTCTCATTCTCACTCAAAAAAGCAAAAAAAGAGTATGCGTATACATTTATTGCTGGCTTGCTCGATGGCTTACGCAATGTGAGGGGTGA
- a CDS encoding oligosaccharide repeat unit polymerase translates to MNQINKIFITLLTIEIVVGGGGRLLDPFNLPPLRYFLFAIAIFIFALNLVSLNARFKNGSLVTILMILALPIYGCLIGVLNGNGLSDIAFDLQPYLYIFILFYLCSLNDKLTEHSLTIFISATKIFSVFASVVYICYVLLLKGGVLNFNSLYNSFSLTQEFIFRPSGAFFAKSFFFIGIGALFFFIEKKYFLFVFSMVALFLTETRGVFLFAGIAVLLASLRLNGAMKNAAYIGLALAAGFALMILVGDRAGDSDSVRVNDFNFVIGAMDGLASIFGHGFGTQILDRGRIEVVPLELLYKTGVFGLVLSAIPIVILSLSTLIKSYTIRKLQIVCALIFAAGVSITNPFLYTPMGIFVIAMAINSNKKSS, encoded by the coding sequence ATGAATCAGATTAATAAAATTTTCATAACACTCCTTACAATTGAGATTGTTGTTGGCGGTGGGGGGAGATTACTTGACCCATTTAACTTACCACCGCTTCGCTATTTTCTTTTTGCTATCGCTATTTTTATATTTGCACTCAATTTGGTTAGTTTAAATGCCAGATTCAAAAACGGTTCATTAGTTACAATACTAATGATACTAGCTTTGCCAATTTATGGTTGTTTGATAGGTGTCCTAAATGGTAATGGGTTAAGCGATATTGCGTTTGATTTACAGCCATATTTATATATATTTATACTTTTCTATTTATGTAGTTTGAACGATAAACTTACTGAGCATTCATTAACCATCTTTATCTCAGCAACAAAAATATTTAGTGTGTTTGCTTCTGTCGTTTACATATGTTATGTGCTTTTATTGAAAGGCGGAGTATTAAACTTTAACTCTTTGTATAACTCTTTTTCATTGACACAAGAGTTTATATTTAGACCAAGTGGCGCATTTTTCGCAAAATCATTTTTCTTTATTGGTATTGGGGCACTGTTTTTCTTTATAGAGAAAAAATACTTCCTGTTTGTATTTTCGATGGTTGCACTGTTTTTAACTGAAACAAGAGGTGTTTTTTTATTTGCTGGTATAGCGGTATTACTTGCAAGCTTACGTCTAAATGGCGCAATGAAAAATGCTGCTTATATAGGCCTCGCGCTTGCTGCGGGTTTTGCGTTGATGATCCTTGTTGGAGATAGGGCCGGTGACTCAGATTCAGTCAGGGTAAATGATTTCAATTTTGTTATAGGTGCTATGGATGGCTTAGCCTCAATTTTTGGGCATGGGTTTGGCACACAGATACTTGATAGAGGAAGGATTGAAGTTGTTCCGCTGGAGTTATTGTATAAAACAGGCGTATTTGGTTTAGTTTTATCAGCAATACCAATCGTTATTTTATCGCTAAGCACACTTATTAAATCGTATACGATTCGTAAGTTGCAGATCGTATGCGCACTGATATTTGCAGCAGGCGTTTCCATTACTAATCCCTTCCTGTATACCCCAATGGGAATATTTGTCATTGCAATGGCTATAAATTCAAATAAAAAGTCTTCTTAA
- a CDS encoding glycoside hydrolase family 99-like domain-containing protein — MKVLAFYLPQFHEIEENNKWWGKGFTEWTNVKKATPLFKNHYQPRVPMNANYYNLLDKETLEWQASLAEKYHVDGFCFYHYWFNGKRLLDKPAELLLENTDINLPFMFAWANEPWTRSWDGSHRDVIMPQDYGNEEDWLEHFNYLKPFFEDERYMKHNGKPVFLLYRSASFERCADWINYWRELAKKTSFGDIHFVTMLTSFSRDERKLNFDAAVNFEPMCTFGHSMGGVSALPRKVFTRIKQISNEKLQTKFAEQVLSYQAVWNKILEKDFSRTVYPGAFVDWDNTARKKNKYLVMRGSSPEVFKQNLEKLYDKSQSAETPYLFINAWNEWAEGTYLEPDEKHGYAYLEAIKDVVAKNKS; from the coding sequence ACAATTTCATGAAATAGAAGAAAATAATAAATGGTGGGGGAAAGGTTTTACCGAATGGACGAATGTAAAAAAAGCGACACCATTATTTAAGAATCATTACCAGCCTAGAGTGCCGATGAATGCTAATTATTACAATCTTCTCGATAAAGAGACTTTAGAATGGCAAGCATCGTTAGCTGAAAAATACCATGTTGATGGTTTTTGTTTTTATCACTACTGGTTTAACGGGAAAAGACTCCTGGATAAACCAGCTGAGCTCCTGTTAGAAAATACAGATATAAATCTACCCTTCATGTTCGCATGGGCAAATGAACCCTGGACAAGAAGTTGGGATGGTAGTCATCGTGATGTCATTATGCCTCAGGATTATGGCAACGAAGAAGATTGGTTAGAGCATTTCAATTATCTGAAACCCTTCTTTGAAGATGAGCGCTATATGAAACATAACGGTAAGCCGGTATTTTTGCTCTACCGTTCAGCAAGTTTTGAACGCTGCGCTGACTGGATCAATTACTGGCGAGAACTTGCTAAAAAGACCTCGTTTGGTGACATTCATTTTGTCACCATGCTGACAAGCTTCTCCCGCGATGAGCGTAAACTTAATTTTGATGCCGCTGTCAATTTTGAACCTATGTGTACCTTCGGACATAGTATGGGTGGGGTAAGTGCTTTACCAAGAAAAGTCTTCACCCGTATTAAGCAAATTTCAAATGAAAAGTTACAAACTAAATTTGCCGAACAAGTATTATCTTACCAAGCGGTATGGAACAAAATTTTAGAAAAAGATTTTTCCAGAACTGTTTATCCTGGTGCATTCGTTGATTGGGATAATACGGCGCGTAAGAAAAATAAATATTTAGTTATGCGTGGTAGTAGTCCTGAAGTTTTCAAACAGAACCTCGAAAAGCTATATGATAAGTCGCAGTCTGCTGAGACGCCTTATTTATTTATTAACGCATGGAATGAATGGGCTGAAGGTACATATCTGGAACCAGACGAAAAACATGGTTATGCTTATCTTGAAGCTATTAAAGATGTTGTTGCTAAAAATAAAAGTTAG
- the gndA gene encoding NADP-dependent phosphogluconate dehydrogenase has translation MSKQQIGVVGMAVMGRNLALNIESRGYTVSVFNRSRDKTEEVIAENPGKKLVPFYTVQEFVESLETPRRILLMVKAGAGTDAAIDSLKPYLEKGDIIIDGGNTFFHDTIRRNRELSAEGFNFIGTGVSGGEEGALKGPSIMPGGQKDAYELVAPILTKIAAVAEDGEPCVTYIGPDGAGHYVKMVHNGIEYGDMQLIAEAYSLLKGGLNLSNDELAQTFTDWNNGELSSYLIDITKDIFTKKDEEGKYLVDVILDEAANKGTGKWTSQSSLDLGEPLSLITESVFARYISSLKEQRVAASKVLTGPQAKLAGDKAEFIEKVRRALYLGKIVSYAQGFSQLRAASDENNWDLNYGEIAKIFRAGCIIRAQFLQKITDAYAENANIANLLLAPYFKQIADDYQQALRDVVAYAVQNGIPVPTFSAAVAYYDSYRAAVLPANLIQAQRDYFGAHTYKRTDKEGVFHTEWLD, from the coding sequence ATGTCCAAACAACAGATCGGCGTCGTCGGTATGGCAGTGATGGGGCGCAACCTGGCGCTCAACATCGAAAGCCGTGGTTATACCGTCTCCGTTTTCAACCGCTCCCGTGATAAAACCGAAGAAGTGATTGCCGAGAACCCAGGCAAAAAACTCGTTCCTTTCTATACGGTTCAGGAGTTCGTTGAATCTCTGGAAACGCCTCGTCGTATCCTGTTAATGGTGAAAGCAGGCGCTGGCACAGATGCGGCCATCGACTCCTTGAAACCGTATCTGGAAAAAGGCGACATCATTATCGATGGCGGTAACACCTTCTTCCACGACACCATTCGTCGTAACCGTGAATTGTCAGCTGAAGGCTTCAACTTCATCGGTACCGGTGTTTCCGGTGGTGAAGAGGGCGCGCTGAAGGGCCCATCTATCATGCCTGGCGGTCAGAAAGATGCTTATGAGCTGGTCGCACCAATCCTGACCAAAATCGCTGCCGTTGCTGAAGACGGTGAGCCGTGCGTAACCTATATCGGTCCGGACGGTGCGGGTCACTATGTGAAGATGGTTCACAACGGTATCGAATACGGTGACATGCAGCTGATCGCAGAAGCCTATTCTCTGCTGAAAGGCGGCCTGAACCTCTCCAACGATGAACTGGCGCAGACCTTCACCGACTGGAACAACGGCGAGCTGAGCAGCTACCTGATCGACATCACCAAAGACATCTTCACCAAGAAAGATGAAGAGGGTAAATACCTCGTTGATGTGATTCTTGATGAAGCCGCGAACAAAGGTACCGGTAAATGGACCAGCCAGAGTTCACTGGATCTGGGCGAGCCACTGTCACTGATCACCGAATCGGTCTTTGCACGTTACATCTCTTCTCTGAAAGAGCAGCGTGTTGCAGCATCTAAAGTGCTGACCGGTCCACAGGCGAAGCTGGCAGGTGATAAAGCAGAATTTATCGAGAAAGTCCGTCGTGCACTGTACCTGGGTAAAATCGTCTCCTATGCGCAGGGCTTCTCTCAGCTGCGTGCCGCGTCTGATGAGAACAACTGGGATCTGAACTACGGTGAAATCGCGAAGATTTTCCGTGCCGGTTGCATCATCCGTGCTCAGTTCCTGCAGAAAATTACCGATGCGTACGCTGAAAATGCGAACATCGCTAACCTGCTGCTGGCTCCATATTTCAAGCAGATTGCTGATGATTACCAGCAGGCGCTGCGTGACGTTGTGGCTTACGCAGTACAGAACGGTATTCCGGTGCCAACCTTCTCTGCTGCAGTCGCTTACTACGACAGCTACCGTGCTGCCGTTCTGCCTGCTAACCTGATTCAGGCGCAGCGCGACTACTTCGGCGCGCACACGTATAAGCGTACCGATAAAGAAGGTGTGTTCCACACCGAGTGGCTGGATTAA